In Haematobia irritans isolate KBUSLIRL chromosome 1, ASM5000362v1, whole genome shotgun sequence, a genomic segment contains:
- the Patr-1 gene encoding protein associated with topo II related - 1 — MENSFFGFDTSMPLDDDGGGRIAEPSEEEYDALNDETFGSAINGDWEEVHENLVRMGGDTDAEGDALESSGHLASGGYKGASTASMKNSSRLQRRSDSDLELNLSGMKLDDVDISSYGECENSGSLLGDSVKMDPSVWSLQPSREHHNQNDAGNMNLMNRMHPNPADFLREHFHNPFNKPPHQQHSSQLSHQQQGHFQMMNSQASHRHTPINTPHQSGLPLGMPHLSQMQPNQPQSGPPKICTLEDIERNLIMQQTSSKPEQQQQQQIQPHQQQTERNTQGMDAVGQQQRLLNEALKHASKTPTPMQQQQHQQQQILAQQQQQLNNKMQQKGSSGFPNQAQHQSPPRPSSNFANNLAQHPLGNLLQQQQQQQQGSLNASGNRFFFPPAGPHPQLPPHPLLNQHGMPNNFPNQRPLPNPHLPVALNNFAMHPNFNAMRAAAVAAGIHPATLLAQQQQAAAANRIPGHPNPLMLLNNQSSSNSSFNMFNMRLVQEIQQNHPLLQNSARQAQQMHQNPGGQNTLMNMQQHQQHMHQRANMGGGGGINQKLNHNMRRDGTGNGNLPNEEYDEYANLMSTRDKHWLIGIQLSQLNTDTPYIDDYYYTVYKERKVAQNGSLRHSQAHKDNQLNHPLTQPKGHAQLILVQLGNKNGTRNGQQRERRNSENHNNNQDLKLPMYVFTPLKFENSLGKLQYGSVTAPRKIIDAEIMGNESSSANAVGNGENAINANVGSSTTSVANNGGAAGSKRSETPTLSQIPNAAGGGINDLSSSTTQRKSRYILLHIETLYRVLLKLDDLNNPNAIATILMKKKKESERIAAMEQLENANKTPEERAADTATNPSLRTKFNYEIETKEALVEKVVAGLQHDKVVAMMNVRKGKVLIRRIMPYIEDHDARWNVWIGVFHSLQNVYKKDREDSEGILYSLYPEFNKQIKSANFETIVKISSAITLNDKKSNGVFCSKFGISSLVCLILQAENIYDKNDDATLTEQNKNSWRQFLDQVATSLNRTIQNQTICAAIESDSIQPIMNHFARFKDLKLDSLLALITEAKQQIN, encoded by the exons atgGAAAACTCATTTTTTGGATTTGATACCTCTATGCCG tTGGACGATGATGGCGGAGGAAGAATTGCTGAACCTTCTGAGGAAGAGTATGATGCGTTAAATGATGAGACCTTTGGGTCTGCCATAAATGGTGATTGGGAAGAGGTGCATGAGAACCTAGTCCGCATGGGGGGTGATACTGATGCTGAGGGCGATGCTTTGGAAAGTAGTGGGCATTTGGCAAGTGGAGGTTATAAGGGTGCCTCCACGGCATCGATGAAAAATTCATCCCGCTTACAACGAAGATCGGATTCCGATTTAGAATTGAATTTATCGGGCATGAAGTTGGACGACGTCGACATAAGTAGTTATGGTGAATGTGAAAATAGTGGTAGCCTCTTGGGCGACTCTGTCAAAATGGACCCAAGCGTTTGGTCATTGCAGCCGTCAAGGGAACATCATAATCAAAATGACGCTGGGAATATGAATTTAATGAATCGTATGCACCCAAACCCGGCCGATTTTTTAcgagaacattttcataatcctTTCAACAAGCCCCCTCATCAACAACATAGTTCGCAATTGTCACACCAACAGCAAGGCCACTTTCAAATGATGAACTCTCAAGCATCGCACCGACATACACCTATAAATACACCCCATCAATCGGGCTTACCCCTGGGTATGCCACATCTTTCTCAGATGCAACCAAATCAACCACAAAGTGGACCTCCTAAGATTTGTACTCTGGAAGATATTGAGAGAAATTTGATAATGCAACAGACTTCATCAAAACCAgagcaacagcagcaacaacaaattCAGCCTCACCAACAACAAACAGAACGTAACACTCAAGGAATGGACGCCGTAGGCCAACAACAACGATTACTTAATGAGGCGCTTAAACATGCCTCGAAAACACCAACACCaatgcaacagcaacaacatcagcaacaacaaatattagcacaacaacaacaacagttaaataataaaatgcaaCAAAAAG gtTCTTCTGGCTTTCCCAATCAAGCTCAACACCAGTCGCCACCAAGACCCTCTAGTAATTTCGCAAATAACTTGGCACAACATCCATTGGGTAATTTattgcagcagcagcaacaacaacaacaaggatCGCTAAACGCAAGTGGAAACCGTTTCTTTTTTCCCCCAGCTGGGCCACATCCACAGTTGCCACCACATCCATTACTAAATCAACATGGTATGCCAAATAATTTTCCCAATCAACGTCCACTGCCGAATCCGCACCTACCAGTCGCTCTCAATAATTTTGCAATGCATCCGAATTTTAATGCAATGCGTGCAGCGGCAGTTGCTGCTGGTATACATCCAGCTACACTTTTGGCCCAACAACAACAAGCAGCAGCAGCAAATCGAATACCGGGACATCCTAATCCTTTAATGCTACTAAATAATCAGAGTTCATCAAACTCCTCTTTTAATATGTTCAATATGCGTTTGGTGCAGGAAATTCAACAAAATCATCCATTGCTACAAAATTCCGCTCGACAGGCTCAACAGATGCATCAGAATCCAGGAGGTCAAAACACTCTTATGAATATGCAACAACATCAGCAGCATATGCATCAACGAGCCAATATGGGAGGTGGCGGCGGTATTAATCAAAAGTTAAATCATAACATGCGTCGTGATGGTACAGGAAATGGAAATTTACCCAATGAAGAATATGACGAGTATGCAAATCTTATGAGTACACGTGATAAACATTGGCTGATTGGCATACAATTGTCGCAATTGAATACGGATACACCATATATCGACGATTACTATTATACTGTTTATAAAGAACGCAAAGTGGCACAGAATGGTAGTCTGCGTCATAGCCAAGCTCACAAGGACAACCAGCTCAATCACCCCTTAACTCAGCCTAAGGGTCATGCCCAGCTTATTCTAGTTCAGTTGGGCAATAAAAATGGCACTCGCAATGGTCAACAACGTGAGCGCCGCAATTCGGAAAATCACAACAATAACCAGGACTTGAAATTGCCCATGTACGTTTTTACgccattaaaatttgaaaattcattaGGAAAATTGCAATATGGCAGTGTAACTGCTCCTCGCAAAATTATCGATGCAGAGATAATGGGCAATGAATCATCTTCTGCAAATGCTGTGGGCAATGGTGAAAATGCCATCAATGCTAATGTGGGATCATCAACTACGTCTGTGGCCAATAATGGGGGAGCGGCTGGCTCAAAAAGGTCAGAGACGCCAACATTGTCGCAAATTCCTAATGCGGCTGGTGGCGGCATCAATGATCTCAGTTCATCCACTACCCAGCGAAAATCACGTTATATCCTATTACATATTGAGACTTTATACCGTGTCCTTCTAAAGTTGGACGATCTGAACAATCCCAATGCTATAgccacaattttaatgaaaaagaaGAAAGAAAGTGAACGCATTGCGGCTATGGAACAATTAGAGAATGCCAATAAAACACCTGAAGAACGAGCAGCAGACACCGCTACAAATCCATCACtcagaacaaaatttaattatgaaattgaaacaaaagaagCACTAGTTGAAAAAGTTGTTGCTGGTCTACAGCATGATAAAGTTGTGGCCATGATGAATGTTCGAAAAGGCAAA GTTTTGATACGTCGCATTATGCCTTACATTGAAGATCACGATGCACGTTGGAATGTATGGATAGGAGTTTTTCATTCTCTTCAGAATGTATATAAAAAGGATCGCGAGGATAGTGAAGGAATACTGTACTCACTCTACCCGGAGTTTAATAAGCAAATTAAATCGGCCAATTTCGAAACTATCGTAAAAATTTCATCAGCCATCACTTTAAATGACAAAAAGTCAAATGGGGTATTTTGTAGCAAA TTTGGAATATCATCACTTGTTTGTTTAATATTGCAAGCAGAAAATATATACGATAAAAATGATGACGCTACTCTAACAGAACAGAATAAAAATAGTTGGCGCCAATTTCTTGATCAAGTAGCAACTTCATTAAATCGCACCATACAAAATCAAACGATTTGTGCTGCCATTGAATCGGACTCTATACAACCAATAATGAATCATTTCGCACGATTTAAAGATTTGAAGTTGGACTCGCTGTTAGCACTTATTACAGAAGCAAAACAACAGATCAACTAA